The nucleotide sequence CGGCTATCTTGTCTACGCCGCGATGACCCACCAGTACGTCTTCGACTACCACGACGGCGACATCTACTGGTGCACCGCTGACGTGGGATGGGTCACCGGCCACAGCTACATCGTCTACGGCCCGCTCGCGAACGGCGCGACCACGCTGATGTTCGAGGGCATCCCGACCTACCCGTCGAACTCCCGCTTCTGGGAGGTCATCGACAAGCACAAGGTCAACATCTTCTACACTGCGCCGACCGCGATCCGCTCCCTGATGGGCGGCGGCGAGGGGCCGGTGAAGAAGACCTCGCGTGCCTCGCTGCGGGTGCTGGGCTCGGTCGGCGAGCCGATCAACCCGGAGGCCTGGGACTGGTATTACCGCGTCGTCGGCGATTCCCGCTGCTCCATCGTCGATACGTGGTGGCAGACCGAGACTGGCGGCATCCTCATCACCCCGCTGCCCGGTGCCACCAAGCTGAAGCCCGGCTCGGCGACCCGTCCGTTCTTCGGCGTGCAGCCGGTGATGGTCGATGCCGAGGGCAAGGAACTCGACGGTCCGTGCGAGGGCAACCTCTGCATTAAGGATAGCTGGCCGGGCCAGATGCGCACCGTCTACGGCGATCACGAGCGCTTCGAGCAGACCTACTTCTCGACCTACAAGAACCTCTACTTCACCGGCGACGGCGCACGCCGTGATGCGGACGGCTATTACTGGATCACCGGCCGGGTCGACGACGTCATCAACGTCTCCGGCCACCGCATGGGCACGGCCGAGGTCGAATCCTCGCTCGTCGCGCATCCGAAGGTCTCGGAGGCCGCGGTCGTCGGTTATCCGCATAACGTCAAGGGCCAGGGCATCTACGCCTACGTCACCCTCAATGAGGGCGAGGAGGGTACGGACGAGTTGCGCAAGGAGCTCGTCACCTGGGTCCGCAAGGATATCGGCCCGATCGCCTCGCCCGACCTGATCCAGTTCGCGCCGGGCCTGCCCAAGACCCGCTCGGGCAAGATCATGCGCCGCATCCTGCGCAAGATCGCCGAGGACGATTTCGGCTCGCTCGGCGACACCTCGACGCTGGCCGAGCCGGCGGTGGTCGACGATCTGATCGAAAACCGGCAGAACCGCTCGGCCTGAGCGGAGGACGACCGTTCCGGCCGCCGCGCGCGGCCGGAGCCGTTTCGGGCCTGACCCGCGATCGGGGCCGAGTGAGCATCGTTCCGAATGGTGGCCACCGATTTTCGAAAAAAGCGATGTGAAGACAAGAGGATAGAGCATCATACTGGATCCGGTATGCGACACGATGCTCTAGGCCCCGCCCTGCCGAGCCGGACGCACGCTTCGGACGCTGCGGTCCCGGTCTGCACGGGGGGGCGAACGCCGACGCTCTCGTTGCCACGGTGACAGAATAAACAGTCGATCCCCGGCCCGCCGCGGCGCCGGTTCAGGATCGTGCGGGAGGAGATTCATGAGCACCATCAAGACCGTGGCGCCATCCACGACATCGGACGCGCGCACGCTTCACGGGGCGGAAGCCCCCCACATGCCCGAGCCCGATCATCGGCTCGATCGCATCGCCGAACATCCGATCTTCAAGACGCTGGTTCACGAGCGCACGCGCTTCGGCTGGATTCTGACCGGCCTGATGCTGGTGGTCTATTTCGGTTTCATCGGCCTCATCGCCTTCGACAAGGCGCTGCTCGCCACCAAGGTCGGCGGCACCGCCTCGCTCGGCTTCTACATGGGCATGTTCGTCATCGTCTTCGCCTTCGTGCTGACCGGCATCTACGTCGCCCGCGCCAACACCCGCTACGACCGGCTCTCGGCCGACCTCATCCGGAGCCTCGCCAAGTGAGCCATCGCGTGATCCGTCTCGTCCTTCTCGGCGCGAGCCTCGCGCTCGGCACGGTTTCGGCGCTCGCGGCCGGACCCGATATGGGGGCCGTGCAGAAGCAGGCCACCAACTGGCCCGCCATCTTCATGTTCCTGTTCTTCGTGCTGTTTACCCTCGGCATCACCTACCGGGCGGCGAAGGGCTCGAAGTCGGCCTCCGACTTCTACGCCGCCGGTGGCGGCATCTCGGCGCGCACGAACTCCCTGGCGATTGCCGGCGACTACATGTCGGCGGCCTCCTTCCTCGGCATCTCGGGGCTCGTCTATTCCTCAGGCTTCGACGGCTTGATCTACTCGACGGGCTTCCTCGTCGGCTGGCCGATCGTGCTGTTCCTGATCGCCGAGCGGCTGCGCAACCTCGGCAAGTTCACCTTCGCCGACGTCGCGAGCTTCCGCCTCGATCAGACCTCGATCCGCATCATCTCCGCGACCGGCACCCTCGTCGTGGTGGCCTTCTACCTGATTGCGCAGATGGTCGGCGCGGGGAAGCTGATCCAGCTCCTGTTCGGCCTCGACTACCTCTACGCCGTCGTGATCGTCGGGGCGCTGATGATCATCTACGTCGCCTTCGGCGGCATGAAGGCGACGACTTGGGTGCAGGTCATCAAGGCCTGTCTGCTGCTCGGCGGCGCGACCTTCATGGCCGGGGCCGTCCTCTACCTCTACGATTTTAGCCCAGAGAAACTGTTCGCGACCGCGGTGCAGACGCATCCCAAGGGCGATGCCATCATGGCGCCTGGCGGGCTCGTCTCGAACCCGATCGACTCGATCTCGCTCGGCGTCGGCCTGATGTTCGGCACCGCCGGCTTGCCGCACATCCTGATGCGCTTCTTCACGGTGTCGGACGCCCAGGCCGCCCGCAAGTCGGTCTTCTACGCCACCGGCCTGATCGGCTACTTCTATATCCTCACCTTCATCATCGGCTTCGGCGGCATCGCCCTGCTGATGTCCGATCCGAGCTACTTCAAGCTCGGCGCGGACGGCACGACCTACGACAAGCTCAAGGACATGGTCGGCGGCACCAACATGGTCGCCGTGAACCTCGCCAACGCCGTCGGCGGGCCGTACTTCCTCGGGTTCATCTCGGCGGTGGCCTTCGCGACCATCCTCGCGGTGGTGGCAGGCCTGACGCTCGCCGGCGCCTCGGCGATCAGCCACGATCTCTACGCGCAGGTCTTTGCCCGCGGTCGCACCACCGAGAAGGCGGAGGTGAACCTCTCCAAGCTCTCCGCCGTCGGCATCGGCATCGTGGCGATCTATCTCGGCTACGTCTTCGAGAACCAGAACGTCGCCTTCATGGTCGGGCTCGCCTTCTCGGTGGCGGCGAGCTGCAACTTCCCGGTCCTGACCATGTCGATCCTCTGGCGCGGCACCACGACCTGGGGTGCGTTGGCCGGCGGCCTCGTCGGCCTCGTGGCGGCCGTCGTCATGGTGGTGCTGTCCGACGCGGTCTGGGTGAAGACCTTCGGACATCCCGCGGCGCTGTTCCCGTACGCGAACCCGGCCCTGTTCTCGATGCCGCTGGCGTTCCTGACGATCTGGGGCGTCTCGAAGATCGACCGGACCCGCCGGGCCGACCGCGAGCGCGCCGCCTTCGATGCTCAGTTCGTCCGCTCGGAGACCGGCATCGGAGCCTCGGGCGCCCACGCGCACTGAGCCTTGGACACACTCGAACCCTGAAGGGCGCGGCCGGTGAGGCCGCGCCCATTTTGCGTGCATCACGCTTTCATCCGTTACAGCGACGCGAATTCTGTCAACGACGCATCTTTCACGTCGATTTACCTATTGGGCAGCTCCGAGGCATGCGGTAATACAGGCGCGTGCATGCGCCGAGCGCATGAGGTGGGTCGAAGCCGGTGAACCGGACGCCCGCACACATGTGACCTGGAGGAACGACAAAGATGGCTGGGGCAACCGCAGTAGCGCGGTCCGCGGACGCAGTCAGGCCGATGACTGCGGGCGAGAAGAAGGTCATCATGGCCTCCTCGCTCGGGACCGTTTTCGAGTGGTACGATTTCTATCTCTACGGCTCGCTCGCCGCGATCATCGGCGCGCAATTCTTCTCCGCCTATCCAGAGGCGACGCGCAACATCTTCGCGTTGCTGGCCTTCGCCGCGGGCTTCCTCGTGCGGCCGTTCGGCGCCCTGGTGTTCGGCCGGCTCGGTGACATGGTCGGCCGCAAGTACACCTTCCTCGTCACGATCCTGATCATGGGCATCTCGACCTTCGCGGTCGGCCTACTGCCCTCCTACTCGACGCTCGCGGCCTACAATGTCGGCTGGATCGCGCCGGTGACGCTGCTGGCTTTGCGCATGCTCCAGGGCCTCGCCCTCGGTGGCGAGTACGGCGGCGCCGCCGTCTACGTGGCCGAGCACGCTCCGATGGGACGGCGCGGATTCTACACCGCCTTCATCCAGACGACGGCAACACTCGGCCTGCTGCTCTCGCTGATCATCATCCTGTCGACACAGGGCTACGTGAACAGCGCCTATCCGGCCACCACCGTAACCAACGCGGACGGCACCACGACTACGCTCACCGCCTTCCAGGTCTGGGGCTGGCGCATTCCGTTCCTCGTCTCGGTCGTGCTGCTCGGCATCTCGGTCTGGATCCGCCTGCAGATGCAGGAAAGCCCGGCCTTCAAGAAGATGAAGGAAGAGGGCACCCACTCCAAGGCGCCGCTGTCGGAAGCCTTCGGCCAATGGAAAAACGCGAAGTGGGCGCTGCTGGCGCTGCTCGGCCTCACCGCCGGCCAGGCCGTGGTCTGGTACACCGGCCAGTTCTACGCGCTGTTCTTCCTGCAGAGCATTCTGAAGGTCGATCAGTTCACGGCCAACATCATGATCGCGTGGTCGCTGATCCTGGCCACTGGCGGCTTTCTGTTCTTCGGCGGCCTCTCGGACCGGATCGGCCGCAAGCCGATCATCCTCGGCGGCTGCCTCATCGCGGCACTCACCTACTTCCCGCTGTTCAACATGCTGACCGCCCAGGCCAATCCGGCCCTGCACGCGGCCCAGGCGAACGTGCCGGTGGTGGTGAAGACGAACAAGGACGACTGCTCGTTCCAGTTCAATCCGGTCGGCACCGCCAAGTTCACCAAGGAGTGCGACGTCGCCAAGGCGCTGCTCGCCCGCTCCGCCGTGAACTACACCACCGAGAACCAGCCGGCCGGCACGCCGACCGTGGTCAGCATCAACGGCAAGGACTTCCCCGTCGCGGATCCGAACTTCGCCAAGGCAGTGCCGGCGGCGCTGACGGAGGCCGGCTACCCGTCCGCGGCGTCCAATCCAACGGTGATCAAGGCCTCGAACCCGATCGACATCTTCACGGGCCAGAAGCTCGCGGTCGTCGGCATCCTGACGATCCTCGTGCTCTATGTGACGATGGTCTACGGCCCGATTGCCGCCGCGCTGGTGGAGCTGTTCCCGACCCGGATCCGCTACACATCGATGTCGCTGCCCTACCACATCGGCAATGGCTGGTTCGGCGGTCTCCTGCCCGCCACCGCCTTCGCCATGGTGGCCCAGACCGGCGACATCTATTTCGGCCTCTGGTACCCGATCGTGATCGCGCTCTTCACCTTCGTGATCGGCCTGATCTTCATCCCCGAGACCAAGGATCGCGACATCCTGGCCTGATCGGGTCCGGCTTGCGGACGTCAAAGGAAAGCCCCGCCGCTAGGCGGGGCTTTTTTTCATGGGCGGAGGCTTTTGGGTGGCGCCGGCCGGTGCGCTGGGCAGCCAAGCGCGATCAGTGCTTTGAGCCGTTCTCGCTCGTATCCGTCGGCGGCCTCGCAGACGACACAGCGAGTGGGACCATTGCAGGTGGGATCGAGGCTGGCGGTCGAAGACGGTGAGCGGCTTGGCCTGATCGGGCAAGCTGCTCGAAGAGATCCGAGGGCGTATCGCTTGGGCTCCGGCTCACGATGATGGAGCGAGGCAAAACCCGACGCAACTAAACGGAAATCGTATCCGAGGAACGGGAGGGACAGCTTTGGAGTGCCTCACACAACGCCCACTTACCGATGGCTCTCGCTCTGGCGAGGACAGCGCAGCGGAAGTTTTGTGAGAGACACTTATTCCCACTTGGGAAACTGGACCGTCTTGGGAAGCGCCTCCATGAGAACGCTCCCGAACGTCTGCATTCCTGTAACGATCGCAAGACCGACGAAGACGCAGATCATACCATATTCGATCGCCGTCGCTCCGCGCTCATCCTGTGAGAAGCGCCGAAAGAGGGCGAACGGCTGAGCGGCAGAGCCCAAGATATGCCGGACTGACGAAAATAGAGACACGGCAGATCGTTCCAAAATAAGGGATCCTCCGGCAAACTACCGCTTGAAACTTGCAGCGGGCTTAAAACGATCTCAGAAAATCTGCCCTAAAGCCGCTTGGCCTGATGGTTGGAGTCGCGCAGCTTCCCGAAGGTCGGGCTCAGATATTCCAAAAAAGTCGATGTAAAACAGGAATCTAGAGCATCGCCCCGGATTTGATATCCGGCAGCTCGCGCTCGCATCGCCGGGACGTTCTGCGAGCCAGGACAAGGCATTTGAGACAATGTGCCAGTTTTTGGTCGAGATGCGACCCGAGCCTCACCGAGGCGGCTACAAGCAGCCCGGCCGACCAGGATCACGTCCTCGCCGGCCGGTGTAGGGATTGTGCTCTTCGAGACCTCGCGATCAATCAATCCTTGCCGGTCTCCTTGCGCAAGGCGTCGATGCGCTTGGAGGCCTCCGCTTTATCGAGATCGACCTCGAAGGCCTCCGGCGTCTTGGCCTGCTCGGACAGAGTCTTGAGATAGGAGGCCTGCGCGCCCGTCATCGGCTCGGACCCGGTGGTCCACTCGTCCGGGTCCTTGATCCGGTTCGACTCGTCGGTCGGG is from Methylorubrum sp. B1-46 and encodes:
- the acs gene encoding acetate--CoA ligase, with the translated sequence MSEKVIDVQDAWRERALIDDAKYQEMYAASVADPESFWAEHGKRIDWSTPFSKVKNTSFAPDNVSIKWFEDGKTNVALNCIDRHLETRGDQTAIIWEGDDPNESKHITYRQLHAEVCRMANVLRNRGVGKGDRVTLYLPMIPEAAYAMLACARLGAIHAIVFGGFSPDSLASRIKGCGSKLVITADEGLRGGRKVPLKANVDEAIKRLDQDLVDHVIVVKRTGGNVAMEPGRDVYYHEAAEQVTDECPAEAVEAEHPLFILYTSGSTGQPKGVVHTTGGYLVYAAMTHQYVFDYHDGDIYWCTADVGWVTGHSYIVYGPLANGATTLMFEGIPTYPSNSRFWEVIDKHKVNIFYTAPTAIRSLMGGGEGPVKKTSRASLRVLGSVGEPINPEAWDWYYRVVGDSRCSIVDTWWQTETGGILITPLPGATKLKPGSATRPFFGVQPVMVDAEGKELDGPCEGNLCIKDSWPGQMRTVYGDHERFEQTYFSTYKNLYFTGDGARRDADGYYWITGRVDDVINVSGHRMGTAEVESSLVAHPKVSEAAVVGYPHNVKGQGIYAYVTLNEGEEGTDELRKELVTWVRKDIGPIASPDLIQFAPGLPKTRSGKIMRRILRKIAEDDFGSLGDTSTLAEPAVVDDLIENRQNRSA
- a CDS encoding DUF3072 domain-containing protein, which produces MTGKTTKDQAAAENPKSDPTDESNRIKDPDEWTTGSEPMTGAQASYLKTLSEQAKTPEAFEVDLDKAEASKRIDALRKETGKD
- a CDS encoding MFS transporter; amino-acid sequence: MAGATAVARSADAVRPMTAGEKKVIMASSLGTVFEWYDFYLYGSLAAIIGAQFFSAYPEATRNIFALLAFAAGFLVRPFGALVFGRLGDMVGRKYTFLVTILIMGISTFAVGLLPSYSTLAAYNVGWIAPVTLLALRMLQGLALGGEYGGAAVYVAEHAPMGRRGFYTAFIQTTATLGLLLSLIIILSTQGYVNSAYPATTVTNADGTTTTLTAFQVWGWRIPFLVSVVLLGISVWIRLQMQESPAFKKMKEEGTHSKAPLSEAFGQWKNAKWALLALLGLTAGQAVVWYTGQFYALFFLQSILKVDQFTANIMIAWSLILATGGFLFFGGLSDRIGRKPIILGGCLIAALTYFPLFNMLTAQANPALHAAQANVPVVVKTNKDDCSFQFNPVGTAKFTKECDVAKALLARSAVNYTTENQPAGTPTVVSINGKDFPVADPNFAKAVPAALTEAGYPSAASNPTVIKASNPIDIFTGQKLAVVGILTILVLYVTMVYGPIAAALVELFPTRIRYTSMSLPYHIGNGWFGGLLPATAFAMVAQTGDIYFGLWYPIVIALFTFVIGLIFIPETKDRDILA
- a CDS encoding DUF485 domain-containing protein is translated as MSTIKTVAPSTTSDARTLHGAEAPHMPEPDHRLDRIAEHPIFKTLVHERTRFGWILTGLMLVVYFGFIGLIAFDKALLATKVGGTASLGFYMGMFVIVFAFVLTGIYVARANTRYDRLSADLIRSLAK
- a CDS encoding cation acetate symporter, which translates into the protein MIRLVLLGASLALGTVSALAAGPDMGAVQKQATNWPAIFMFLFFVLFTLGITYRAAKGSKSASDFYAAGGGISARTNSLAIAGDYMSAASFLGISGLVYSSGFDGLIYSTGFLVGWPIVLFLIAERLRNLGKFTFADVASFRLDQTSIRIISATGTLVVVAFYLIAQMVGAGKLIQLLFGLDYLYAVVIVGALMIIYVAFGGMKATTWVQVIKACLLLGGATFMAGAVLYLYDFSPEKLFATAVQTHPKGDAIMAPGGLVSNPIDSISLGVGLMFGTAGLPHILMRFFTVSDAQAARKSVFYATGLIGYFYILTFIIGFGGIALLMSDPSYFKLGADGTTYDKLKDMVGGTNMVAVNLANAVGGPYFLGFISAVAFATILAVVAGLTLAGASAISHDLYAQVFARGRTTEKAEVNLSKLSAVGIGIVAIYLGYVFENQNVAFMVGLAFSVAASCNFPVLTMSILWRGTTTWGALAGGLVGLVAAVVMVVLSDAVWVKTFGHPAALFPYANPALFSMPLAFLTIWGVSKIDRTRRADRERAAFDAQFVRSETGIGASGAHAH